From Phyllopteryx taeniolatus isolate TA_2022b chromosome 18, UOR_Ptae_1.2, whole genome shotgun sequence, the proteins below share one genomic window:
- the flrt2 gene encoding leucine-rich repeat transmembrane protein FLRT2 has protein sequence MEFLAGPWNKDWTSFLQFWLTVILSLQMQFSPGASCPEECRCDKSYVYCNERSLTSVPLGMQEGFKVLYLHNNQINNAGFPVELHNLASVETVYLYGNQLDEFPINLPKNTRVLHLQENNIQTISRAALAQLTRLEELHLDDNSISTVGVEEGAFREALNLKLLFLTKNHLSSIPIGLPEDLKELRLDENRIAVIAEEAFQNVTHLQRLLLDGNLLTDEGIAPGTFQELASLRELALARNSLTFPPPLLPSQSLVKLSLQENQINQIPVAAFANLNRLERLDISSNQLQTLTQGVFDSLSSLKHLIVRNNPWRCDCSVKWVVVWLKSLPSSINARGFVCQSPDRVRGMAIRELTLDIIECPVDADQPPWPTLGSTPPPPPTTTPLTTVISTLVTTSISDYFDSPSPPLPPIYNNLPGPLPPYEDPLQISFHVVNSSSIEVSWASYFTVTAYKVTWVKRGQSQINEGMQERTVSGGQRHIILTNLEPRSVYRICVHVLDTHNSYRPGEDTICSEARTKSALPTKSPGSGQTPKESVNSTLLMAGIIGGVVLIILVTLLSLFCWHMHRKSRSSSTKWKYNRGRRKDDYCEAGTKKDNSILEMTETSFQIVALNNEQLLKGDFRIQPIYTPNGGIGFRDCHLSNNSLAYCKSSNVPSTEFCHT, from the coding sequence aTGGAGTTTCTGGCTGGACCCTGGAATAAGGATTGGACTTCATTCTTACAATTTTGGTTGACTGTAATACTAAGCCTTCAAATGCAATTCAGCCCAGGTGCCTCTTGCCCAGAAGAGTGTCGTTGTGACAAATCATATGTGTACTGCAACGAACGCAGCCTGACATCTGTGCCTCTGGGGATGCAGGAGGGCTTCAAGGTCCTCTACCTGCATAACAACCAGATCAACAATGCTGGCTTTCCTGTGGAACTCCACAATCTGGCCTCTGTGGAGACTGTGTATCTCTATGGCAACCAGCTCGATGAGTTTCCCATCAATCTGCCCAAAAATACCAGAGTACTGCATCTACAGGAGAACAATATTCAAACAATCTCCAGGGCAGCCCTAGCACAGTTGACTCGATTGGAGGAGTTGCACCTTGATGACAACTCCATCTCCACAGTGGGGGTGGAAGAAGGGGCCTTTAGGGAGGCACTAAACCTCAAACTCCTCTTCCTCACCAAGAACCACTTAAGCAGTATTCCCATTGGCCTCCCAGAGGACTTGAAAGAGCTGCGATTGGATGAGAATAGAATCGCTGTCATTGCAGAGGAGGCCTTCCAGAATGTGACGCATCTGCAGCGCCTCCTGCTGGACGGGAACCTGCTGACGGACGAGGGCATTGCGCCTGGGACATTCCAGGAACTGGCCAGCCTCCGAGAACTGGCACTGGCCCGCAACTCGCTCACcttcccccctccccttttACCTAGCCAGTCCCTGGTCAAACTCAGCCTGCAGGAGAACCAGATAAACCAGATCCCAGTAGCAGCTTTTGCAAATTTGAATAGACTGGAGAGGTTGGATATTTCCAGCAACCAACTTCAGACTCTCACGCAGGGTGTATTTGACAGCCTGTCAAGCTTAAAGCATCTCATTGTGCGAAATAACCCATGGCGCTGTGACTGTTCAGTGAAATGGGTGGTGGTGTGGCTCAAGTCATTGCCTTCCTCCATAAATGCCAGAGGGTTCGTTTGTCAGAGTCCAGACAGGGTGCGTGGCATGGCAATCCGTGAGCTCACATTAGATATTATTGAATGTCCAGTCGATGCCGACCAACCACCGTGGCCCACCCTTGGCTCGACACCTCCTCCTCCGcccaccaccacccctctcacCACCGTGATCTCCACTCTTGTAACCACATCGATTTCTGACTACTTTGACTCGCCTTCTCCACCCTTACCCCCAATCTATAACAATCTTCCAGGGCCCCTGCCTCCTTATGAGGACCCCCTTCAGATTTCCTTCCATGTGGTTAACTCTTCTAGTATAGAGGTGAGCTGGGCTTCCTATTTCACCGTCACAGCCTACAAGGTCACTTGGGTTAAACGGGGCCAAAGCCAAATAAATGAAGGGATGCAGGAACGGACAGTGAGTGGTGGCCAACGGCATATCATCCTCACCAACCTGGAACCCCGGTCTGTGTACCGGATCTGTGTGCATGTATTGGACACTCATAACTCCTATAGGCCCGGAGAGGATACAATATGCTCTGAGGCCAGGACCAAGTCAGCCTTGCCAACCAAGTCTCCTGGTTCAGGGCAAACTCCGAAGGAGAGCGTTAATTCCACATTGTTAATGGCTGGCATCATAGGCGGAGTGGTCCTCATCATCTTAGTAACACTACTAAGCCTGTTTTGTTGGCACATGCACAGGAAGAGCCGGTCATCTTCGACCAAGTGGAAATACAACCGAGGTCGCAGAAAAGACGACTACTGTGAGGCTGGAACCAAGAAGGATAACTCCATTCTTGAGATGACTGAGACCAGTTTCCAGATAGTGGCGCTGAACAACGAGCAGCTGCTCAAGGGAGATTTCCGCATTCAGCCTATCTACACACCCAATGGGGGGATTGGCTTTAGAGACTGTCACCTCAGTAACAACAGCTTAGCCTACTGCAAGAGCAGCAACGTACCGAGTACAGAGTTTTGCCACACGTGA